The Psychrobacter sp. LV10R520-6 genome includes a region encoding these proteins:
- a CDS encoding quinone-dependent dihydroorotate dehydrogenase: protein MSYALLRPFLFNMDPENAHDMTLSLLHKAHKARALGLVYGQPMQPTDCMGLQFSNPVGLAAGLDKNGDYIDALAELGFGFIEVGTVTPKPQIGNDKPRLFRLKQADAIINRMGFNNQGVDCLIENVKRCKYKGNIGINIGKNASTPVENAADDYVYCLERVYPHASYITVNISSPNTANLRDLQSGEALTHLLDTIKNRHDQLATEYGFYVPLVLKVAPDLDPLQVDYISQQLLDFEIDGLIATNTTLSRVGVEDLHDSNQTGGLSGRPVSHISTQILQQFADQLDNKVALIGVGGIDSGEKAVKKIKAGADMVQLYTGLIYRGPGLVQSCIQAIGGYYDAMES from the coding sequence ATGTCTTATGCCTTACTTCGCCCGTTTTTATTTAATATGGACCCTGAGAACGCTCACGACATGACCTTGTCTTTACTGCATAAAGCCCATAAAGCGCGTGCTTTAGGTTTGGTCTATGGTCAACCTATGCAGCCAACGGATTGTATGGGGTTGCAGTTTTCTAATCCGGTCGGGCTAGCAGCAGGTTTGGATAAAAATGGCGACTATATTGACGCCTTAGCAGAGTTAGGTTTTGGCTTTATTGAAGTGGGCACGGTGACCCCAAAGCCGCAGATTGGCAATGATAAGCCGCGGCTATTTAGACTTAAGCAAGCAGATGCGATTATTAACCGGATGGGCTTCAATAATCAAGGCGTTGATTGTCTTATTGAAAACGTCAAGCGCTGTAAATATAAAGGTAATATTGGAATCAATATTGGTAAAAATGCCAGTACGCCGGTCGAAAATGCAGCTGATGATTATGTCTATTGCTTAGAGCGTGTTTATCCTCACGCCTCATATATTACGGTCAATATCTCATCGCCAAATACTGCGAATTTACGCGACCTACAAAGTGGTGAAGCGTTAACTCATTTATTAGATACTATTAAGAACCGTCATGATCAGTTGGCAACAGAGTATGGCTTTTATGTGCCACTAGTACTAAAGGTCGCGCCTGATTTAGATCCGCTACAAGTCGATTATATCTCCCAGCAGTTATTAGATTTTGAGATTGATGGTTTGATTGCGACCAATACTACTTTGAGCCGGGTCGGTGTCGAAGATTTGCACGACAGCAATCAAACAGGCGGCTTATCAGGTCGTCCCGTCAGCCACATTAGCACTCAAATTTTACAACAGTTTGCTGACCAGCTAGATAATAAAGTAGCTTTAATTGGCGTTGGCGGCATCGATAGTGGTGAAAAAGCCGTTAAGAAGATTAAAGCAGGCGCAGATATGGTGCAACTCTATACTGGTCTTATTTATAGAGGCCCCGGACTGGTACAGTCTTGTATTCAAGCTATCGGCGGCTATTACGACGCCATGGAAAGCTAG
- a CDS encoding CvpA family protein encodes MSSLDIMIAIVVLIGLWRGFQVGLIKTALGLIGWFIALIAATQLASAVAPQLAGIVQNPVLQMASAFLLVVIVVLAIMHMVAFVFSGVLKTLRLGVVDKMAGGVLGAAKNVLMILVILSVSAPLLVQMPQWQTSVLAPELLPYAPMAKNLVTDAFGVAWDQVNQS; translated from the coding sequence ATGAGTAGTCTGGATATTATGATTGCCATTGTTGTCTTAATTGGCTTATGGCGAGGTTTTCAGGTTGGGCTGATTAAGACGGCCTTGGGCTTAATTGGGTGGTTTATTGCCCTTATTGCGGCCACCCAGTTGGCAAGCGCTGTTGCCCCGCAGCTAGCAGGTATCGTGCAAAACCCTGTCCTACAAATGGCATCGGCCTTTTTATTGGTAGTGATAGTCGTGTTAGCCATCATGCACATGGTGGCCTTTGTATTCTCAGGAGTGCTTAAAACCTTGCGACTTGGGGTAGTTGATAAGATGGCGGGCGGCGTACTGGGCGCCGCCAAGAACGTACTGATGATATTGGTCATACTTAGTGTCAGCGCCCCTTTATTAGTACAGATGCCACAATGGCAGACTTCAGTACTTGCTCCTGAATTGCTACCTTATGCGCCGATGGCAAAAAATTTAGTAACAGATGCGTTCGGCGTTGCTTGGGACCAAGTTAATCAGTCGTAA
- the purF gene encoding amidophosphoribosyltransferase, protein MCGVVGVAAHEPVNQILYDALTMLQHRGQDAAGIVTLQDGRLYLRKENGMVRDVFMNHHMVRLVGKFGIGHVRYPTAGTSSSAEAQPFYVNSPYGITLAHNGNLTNAESLAKSLYQDDRRHLNTDSDSEVLLNVLAHEMQNLGKTHPTADDIFEATKAVYSRCEGAYGVVALITGHGLLAFRDPNGIRPLIFGERLAANGGTEYMVASESVALTGSGFSIIRDVKPGEAIFIDLNHQLHTHQCVEQQEYTPCIFEYVYFARPDSIMDNISVYKSRLRMGEKLADKILAEWGENHDIDVVIPIPDTSRTSAMELALKMNIKYREGFMKNRYIGRTFIMPGQQQRKKSVRQKLSPVPLEFKGKNVLLVDDSIVRGTTCHEIIQMARDAGAKKVFFASAAPPVKYPNVYGIDMPVRSELIASGHTVEEVRDIIGADRLIFQDLEDLIDAVKDTKYSKVEGFDCAVFNGCYVTGQINEAYLDHLQDQRNETAKTGKKGMQIVADTPVDIMGVEEF, encoded by the coding sequence ATGTGTGGAGTCGTTGGGGTTGCAGCTCATGAGCCAGTCAACCAAATTCTTTATGATGCCTTAACCATGTTGCAGCATCGCGGACAAGATGCGGCAGGTATTGTTACTTTGCAGGACGGGCGCTTATATTTACGTAAAGAAAACGGCATGGTACGCGACGTTTTTATGAACCATCATATGGTTAGGTTGGTCGGAAAGTTTGGCATCGGTCACGTCCGTTATCCTACTGCTGGTACCTCAAGCAGTGCTGAGGCTCAGCCATTTTACGTCAACTCACCTTATGGTATTACTTTGGCGCATAATGGCAACTTGACCAATGCCGAGAGCTTGGCCAAGTCCTTATATCAAGATGACCGCCGCCATTTAAACACTGACTCAGATTCTGAGGTGTTGTTAAATGTGTTAGCGCACGAAATGCAAAATTTAGGTAAAACTCATCCGACTGCTGATGATATTTTTGAAGCAACAAAAGCGGTTTATAGTCGCTGTGAAGGGGCTTATGGTGTGGTCGCGCTGATAACCGGTCATGGCTTACTCGCGTTCCGTGATCCAAACGGTATTCGTCCGCTAATTTTCGGTGAGCGTTTGGCGGCAAATGGTGGTACTGAATATATGGTTGCCTCAGAATCAGTAGCGCTTACCGGCTCAGGTTTTAGCATTATTCGTGATGTTAAACCAGGGGAAGCCATTTTTATTGACTTAAATCATCAATTACATACTCATCAGTGTGTGGAGCAGCAAGAATATACGCCTTGTATCTTTGAATATGTTTATTTTGCGCGTCCCGATTCGATTATGGATAATATCTCAGTTTATAAATCACGTTTGCGTATGGGTGAAAAACTGGCTGATAAGATTCTTGCGGAATGGGGTGAAAATCACGATATCGATGTGGTCATACCCATTCCTGATACCTCGCGTACTTCCGCGATGGAATTGGCCCTAAAGATGAATATCAAGTACCGTGAAGGGTTTATGAAAAACCGCTATATCGGTCGTACCTTTATTATGCCAGGTCAGCAGCAACGTAAAAAATCTGTTCGTCAAAAACTTAGCCCTGTACCATTAGAATTTAAGGGCAAAAATGTCTTGTTAGTTGATGATTCTATCGTCCGTGGTACTACTTGTCATGAAATTATTCAAATGGCACGCGATGCAGGCGCTAAAAAGGTGTTTTTTGCCAGTGCGGCGCCGCCCGTGAAATACCCCAATGTGTATGGTATTGATATGCCAGTACGTAGTGAACTGATTGCCTCAGGTCATACAGTGGAAGAGGTACGTGACATTATCGGTGCAGACCGCTTAATTTTTCAAGATTTAGAAGACCTTATTGATGCGGTAAAAGATACTAAGTATAGTAAGGTTGAAGGTTTTGACTGTGCGGTATTCAATGGCTGTTATGTTACGGGTCAAATCAATGAAGCCTATCTTGATCATCTACAAGATCAGCGCAATGAAACCGCTAAAACAGGTAAGAAGGGGATGCAGATAGTTGCTGATACTCCCGTTGATATTATGGGTGTAGAAGAATTTTAA
- a CDS encoding AzlD domain-containing protein: protein MTSSYLIFATLAMAGVTFITRAIPALIPQKLLDKPWLHRLNESLPLSVLVLLILTSLSYQDLSANIGLSSAELHLLLAQIGALLLVLLVYHVSRQLLVSMVVGIAAINGLLWLFSYFLG from the coding sequence ATGACCAGTAGCTATCTGATTTTCGCAACCTTGGCAATGGCAGGAGTCACGTTTATCACTCGTGCTATTCCAGCACTAATACCGCAAAAACTACTTGATAAACCTTGGCTACATCGTCTTAACGAGAGCTTACCGTTATCCGTTTTGGTATTATTAATTTTAACCAGTCTTTCTTACCAAGATTTATCAGCGAATATTGGCTTAAGTAGCGCGGAGCTGCATTTATTGTTGGCGCAGATTGGTGCCCTACTACTGGTGTTGCTGGTCTATCATGTTAGTCGCCAGCTGCTAGTGAGTATGGTGGTTGGTATCGCTGCTATAAATGGGTTGTTGTGGCTATTTAGCTATTTTTTAGGTTAG
- a CDS encoding AzlC family ABC transporter permease, with amino-acid sequence MITQSKQQREPTYQWAEGFKKSIPVAMGYLPAGIAFGVLAQVAGVPVWATIMLSIVLYAGAAQYACLPMLSAGLPVGSIATNIAAINLRHVFYGVPLLQYLPTHKLAKTYCLFALTDETFSVMTSLPANTRQALILPVSLFNQSWWVLASAVGVMIGSALNDLVPNLDFALICLFVILAYEQFQSIKRYFPIGIAVIGLVSALLFTSDWLLLVAIAICMLLILTRAFWIQRTVTGDSNDQ; translated from the coding sequence GTGATCACTCAATCTAAGCAGCAACGAGAGCCGACCTACCAGTGGGCTGAAGGCTTTAAAAAAAGTATTCCGGTAGCAATGGGCTACCTGCCCGCGGGTATTGCCTTTGGCGTATTGGCGCAAGTTGCAGGCGTACCAGTATGGGCGACCATTATGCTCAGTATCGTACTGTATGCGGGTGCCGCTCAATACGCCTGCTTGCCTATGCTTAGCGCCGGATTACCGGTTGGTAGTATCGCGACCAATATCGCTGCTATTAATTTACGCCATGTGTTTTATGGTGTGCCGTTATTGCAATACTTACCGACCCATAAGCTTGCCAAAACTTATTGCTTATTTGCCCTCACTGATGAGACTTTTTCGGTCATGACCAGTTTGCCTGCGAATACACGGCAAGCGCTGATACTGCCGGTAAGCTTATTTAATCAAAGCTGGTGGGTATTGGCGAGCGCCGTTGGAGTAATGATAGGCAGCGCTCTCAATGATCTAGTACCAAACTTGGACTTTGCGCTTATTTGTCTGTTTGTGATTTTAGCTTATGAGCAGTTTCAGAGTATTAAACGTTATTTTCCGATTGGAATTGCCGTTATTGGTTTAGTTAGTGCCTTGCTATTTACCAGTGATTGGTTGTTATTAGTAGCGATTGCGATTTGTATGTTGCTGATCTTAACGCGTGCATTTTGGATACAGCGGACAGTAACAGGAGATTCTAATGACCAGTAG
- a CDS encoding MATE family efflux transporter, with amino-acid sequence MPTVTPSRAMPPIDTRYSRIIAIALPVLLANLAMPLQSVIDTAIVGNMNDTAKLAGMGLAIQLLSLLLVSFNFLQYASSGLSAQALGQLAHNDDPSATNTSKNEISSNKPQMQSPLLSILQRALLLAFIIGAILLLAKPWLIDFGLQALSANPKSGIAAKTYLDVRFWGVIAELMNFAFIGWFAGQGKTRYMLYQQGFIAILNIILTLFFVYGMQMGLVGVALGTTIAFWMGVVLALWLSRRHLQLTWRALFTADPQYFAKEKMLRLFSLNKDIFIRTLILTLSFAWITRLSAQSGDLILAANAILLQVLSISAFALDGVAVSAETLSGQAAGRRDWPRFRIIVKRTGVVSYGLALILSAIWWLAMPTYLQLMTNIEPVFTLAYNYHVYAVLLPLIGVGAYWLDGIFFGLTAGNVIRNAALILAVIFFPLSWLLYQQWGMTGIWLSVWCLLLLRFIILSGFLYRAHITGSYEKLQPQL; translated from the coding sequence ATGCCAACCGTTACGCCGTCTCGTGCCATGCCACCTATCGACACCCGCTACTCGCGCATCATTGCCATTGCCTTGCCGGTCTTATTGGCCAATCTAGCCATGCCGCTACAAAGCGTCATTGATACAGCGATTGTTGGCAATATGAACGATACGGCTAAGCTTGCGGGTATGGGTTTGGCGATACAGCTGTTGTCCTTATTACTGGTTAGCTTTAATTTTTTGCAATATGCCTCATCTGGGCTGTCCGCTCAGGCACTAGGGCAACTGGCTCATAATGATGACCCCTCGGCAACTAACACCTCGAAAAATGAAATCTCAAGTAATAAGCCGCAAATGCAATCACCACTACTGTCTATTTTACAGCGGGCATTATTATTAGCGTTTATCATCGGGGCAATACTACTACTCGCTAAACCGTGGCTGATTGATTTTGGTTTACAAGCGTTATCAGCCAATCCTAAAAGTGGAATTGCTGCAAAAACTTATCTAGACGTACGATTTTGGGGTGTGATAGCTGAACTGATGAACTTTGCTTTTATTGGCTGGTTTGCAGGCCAAGGTAAGACCCGTTATATGCTTTATCAACAAGGTTTTATCGCGATACTCAATATCATTCTGACCCTGTTCTTTGTCTATGGTATGCAGATGGGACTGGTAGGCGTGGCATTAGGGACGACTATCGCCTTCTGGATGGGAGTTGTTTTAGCCTTGTGGTTGAGCCGCCGTCACTTGCAACTAACTTGGAGAGCGCTATTTACCGCTGACCCACAGTATTTTGCTAAAGAAAAAATGCTTAGGCTATTTTCGCTAAATAAAGACATTTTTATTCGCACGTTAATTTTAACCTTAAGCTTTGCATGGATAACACGATTATCGGCTCAGAGTGGCGATTTGATACTGGCCGCCAATGCTATCTTATTACAAGTGTTAAGCATTTCAGCCTTTGCGCTTGATGGCGTGGCGGTCTCAGCAGAGACGTTGAGTGGTCAGGCCGCAGGACGGCGTGATTGGCCGCGCTTTCGTATTATTGTCAAGCGCACCGGTGTGGTCAGCTACGGTCTTGCCTTGATATTAAGTGCGATATGGTGGCTTGCGATGCCCACATATTTGCAACTAATGACCAATATTGAGCCAGTCTTTACCCTTGCTTATAATTATCATGTGTATGCGGTATTGCTACCCTTAATCGGTGTCGGGGCATATTGGCTCGATGGGATATTCTTTGGATTAACCGCTGGCAATGTGATTCGTAATGCGGCATTAATATTGGCGGTTATCTTTTTTCCGCTAAGCTGGCTACTCTATCAACAATGGGGTATGACCGGTATTTGGCTGAGTGTTTGGTGCTTATTACTCCTACGGTTCATTATTCTTAGTGGATTTTTATACCGCGCTCATATCACTGGTAGCTATGAAAAATTACAGCCCCAGTTATAA
- the secF gene encoding protein translocase subunit SecF translates to MAIEQNNPTKKPNTPTSNSSGGGSDDDKRRRRNKPRRDGKGSNNQTNNSTTPKSSKGKGRRAGQNSQALATQGPNSTTDIDPNISADDAADDAAAKAEGGIKAIGNQRLIPFMSLEKPMAILSIVLIIGSILAIAINGLNLGLDFTGGVSADVRYEQPAEQVEVVKALADNGFDDSVVQYLGTRQELLVRLPPQSDNINGLNATLNQALDLPNNNAEISNVNIIGSQVGNEVYLNSLMAVALALTCMLGYVALRFQFKLAIGAVVALFHDAIVTVGFFALFGLPFDLTVLAAVLALIGYSLNDTIVVYDRIRENFRRVRGISPRQTIDLSLTETLRRTIMTISTVMLVVLAMLFLGGDGLYWFAVALSIGLIAGTYSSIYISSSIPLSMGLSRDDFVVKVKPEFEEEIVTFNDPKMFEQD, encoded by the coding sequence ATGGCGATTGAACAGAATAATCCCACGAAAAAACCAAACACGCCGACCTCGAACAGCTCAGGCGGTGGTTCAGATGACGATAAACGTCGCCGCCGTAATAAGCCGCGCCGTGATGGTAAAGGTAGCAATAACCAAACCAATAATTCTACTACTCCAAAATCGAGCAAAGGTAAAGGTCGTCGCGCCGGTCAAAACAGTCAGGCATTAGCAACACAAGGTCCTAATTCTACTACTGATATCGATCCTAATATCTCGGCAGATGACGCAGCTGATGACGCGGCAGCAAAAGCAGAAGGTGGCATCAAAGCGATCGGCAATCAACGCCTCATTCCCTTTATGAGTTTAGAAAAGCCGATGGCGATTTTATCTATCGTTTTAATTATCGGTAGTATTCTAGCTATTGCGATTAATGGCCTTAACCTAGGTCTTGACTTTACCGGCGGGGTCTCAGCAGATGTGCGCTATGAGCAGCCGGCTGAACAAGTGGAAGTGGTTAAAGCGCTGGCTGATAATGGCTTTGATGATTCCGTAGTGCAGTATCTTGGTACACGCCAAGAGCTGTTAGTACGCCTGCCACCGCAGTCAGATAATATCAATGGCCTGAATGCTACTTTGAATCAAGCGCTTGATTTACCCAATAATAATGCTGAAATTAGTAACGTTAATATTATTGGTAGCCAAGTCGGTAACGAGGTGTACTTAAACTCATTAATGGCAGTGGCCTTAGCGCTAACCTGTATGCTGGGCTATGTTGCCCTACGCTTCCAGTTTAAGCTCGCTATAGGTGCGGTAGTGGCGCTATTTCATGATGCTATCGTGACTGTCGGTTTCTTTGCCTTGTTCGGTTTGCCGTTCGACTTAACGGTGCTGGCGGCCGTACTGGCGCTTATCGGTTATTCATTGAATGATACTATTGTGGTCTATGACCGTATTCGCGAGAACTTTCGTCGGGTCCGTGGTATTAGCCCCCGTCAAACGATTGATTTATCATTAACAGAAACGTTACGCCGTACTATTATGACTATCTCAACGGTGATGTTAGTGGTGTTAGCGATGTTATTCCTAGGCGGTGACGGCTTATACTGGTTCGCTGTAGCACTATCCATTGGCTTGATTGCAGGTACTTATTCTTCAATCTATATTTCAAGCTCTATCCCGCTAAGTATGGGATTATCACGTGATGATTTTGTGGTAAAAGTAAAACCAGAATTTGAAGAGGAAATTGTCACTTTTAACGATCCAAAGATGTTTGAACAAGATTGA